taattttatcaaatcgaatataaaaaatattttcctcgtCGAACACACTCGAAGGAGAAATATAGTAGTTCCCTTATCTTGaaggcattatgaatttgtttttttttcctaatatataTCGTGATTCCAACTTTTCTAAGTTTTGTCAACTAATTCTTTCTAGTGTTTTGGTCGGTACTATTAATTTTCCCAAACCTACAAAACATGAGGCTAACACTAAGATGTAGacttttagaagaaaaaattcaaacaaatacTCATTTTGGTACGAGATTGagataaagaatattttataaaattattttattttatattttatatgaaatagtAATCTCAAATAGtggaataaaatataatattaaattttgtatgaagtttaattttaaaattaaattcaaattaatcttAACGATGCTTTCAGGAGGATCTTTCGAAACCTCTTAAGGATTGAGGAATCGTAAGTCAtttcatgatcatcatatttctGAAACTAATCACTCTCAATTTTATTATAGGATATCTGTATGAATACTGAATTAGACCATCTCAACTAACGTGAATCAATCCATACATATGATTTTTAGAGAAATTTGATCGAAAAATCGGTCGATAACGTTAGGTGCTTACTCATCTTCCATTGACCACAATCTCGTGATTCTCACTTGTAAGATTTGTCAACTAAACCTTTTTAGTGTTTTGGTCGGtacttacacataatataaattttgcaAAACTAAAAAAAGGTGAAACAATCACTAAGATTTAGACTTTATACAAAAATTCAAGCTGTAAAAGCTATAACGGTCTTCTAagtcataattatttttctttttaatttttggaaaattctAAAGTCCTAAATAAGAACATGACGATGTAACTATTGTTTCATCATTATATTTTGATTCTATTCGAAGCCTTTTGATttctatctcaatttttttttattaatatgacTAAAATGTGTttggttaaaaataaataaataaatcaaatatggtataaaacaatatatattatcgATTTGATACTTATAAGTTTTCATTAgatcatttaattattaattatacaaaaaaaagaagtagaaaATCAAAGACTAGGTGGAGGAACATACATGTTTGGAATACTTTTTATTTGGggttcatttttcttttgtaagtaaataataaataaattttgatgataacatttataagatatttaaatttttttatttatattatgtatatatagttataaaaaaaataagtatataatCTGTCGGTTtggtttgattatttttttgaattattatgagtaaaattaaaattaaattaaatattatcgattattaaaaatgtaaattaaactaacataaaattaatttattttaatgatttgattCAATTTGAATTGAATTTTATCACCAAATAGTGAATACCCCTAGatgtaattataaatatatggaTTAACAATACTTCATACTtctattaatcaaataattaaagatcAAATTGTAAAGTTTCTTGTTGAGTTGAAATATATGTAACCAAAGTGCTTTACAAACACAAAATGAACTCAACatttagtaaaaaatattagggttttaaataaatatatgtttctatATTAAACTTTAATTGTTCATTATCAATTAAACGTATTAAGTTTGAGATTTGAAAAGTAATaaacttcaataaaaaatactagtctctcattataaaaaaaatatcataaaatttgaattaatcaaaTCAGTAATATCTCAATcgaaagaggaaaaaaattaagactaagaaattttacttttcaaataatatatcgtGATAACTTCTTATTCTTGTCATTAGTAATCATTTTTGGTTTTTGGAATTTATTATGCCAACCTTAAAAAGAATGAGGCAATCACTAAGATTTAGACTAAAAATACTCAAAGCTGTAAAACAGTTACTAAATAGGATCCTTAATTATTAGTcgatcaaataaaatataattttaatacttaAACTTAATTAATCCTGCTAcacttcaaatttgaaataatcaactttattcttttaatttaatcttaattaaaagaaaatcttagCTTGCACAAATATTCTATCATCTTTAATGCTAAGTTTAAAAGTTTTATAATTACGTAAATATTTTGtcatgtttaagatcacaatatcaaatatctatcttttatttttaaaaaaattaaaatcataaacgTAAATTAAAACAGAAAATTTTATAACTTGTTGACTAGTATCTTAATTCGATCTTTGCCTAACTTAGCCAAACAATATTGTATCTTTGTTGATTTAGGTTAGTCAAATCATCcgtaactttatttttttttttgtaatttcccTTCACTAATTGTTGTTTAATTAAACATTAGAAAAATGTGGAAAGACACATCATCCTTTTATTTCAGGTGTTCGATGTTTATAATAAACTttgattaaatacaaaataaatatcatgaaaCTTACATTTTGAGATGACGTGCttaacaattttctttttcattctcaaaagcttaaatttaaaattcaaattaaaaatgaaaaatttttgAACtctgttaaagaatgacaaaaatatCATATCGGTGGTTGATGAGATAAGTGGACTCTTTATAAAGATGAACAATCCTTCTCTCTTTGAGATAGTTTTTAGTCTGTAAGTTAAGTTTAAGATCTAATTTCACATGATATCATAACAGGATCCGTCTCATCCGAATGTTGAGATCCCCAAAAATCAATTGTCCACGCACCAGATACTAAGCATAGGGTGCGAGGTAGGCAATCCTCCTCCCAATTTCACAAACTATCCTGCCACGCAGTGTACCAAACCAAATGATGTCAACATTTAAGGACATTAGTTGGCGCCAGACTTGACGTGATGTAAACTTTACGAAACCAACTTACGTACGAGATGTCTGAGCTTGtttgttagatattttattgttttaatttatgtgacataatGAATTCAACGGAGAAtctagataaaaaaattattatatgatttataagattttttcttaagcttattaatattttgaaacaaatttacattgtgtactttttttttcttataggtTTTCATTTGATGTTTAGTAGGTGTTTGGTTATGcgatattatattatgatatggtATTGCGAGATGAAATCAGTGTTTGGATATGTGATTTGACGCtaatttcatctcatgatttcatatcataatatgtgatttcatattctccaaaaatcatgatatgagattgattcacaagtttatattttgttaaaatttgatgaaacaaCTACTTCTGTGGTGAAATATAGCaatgtaataatatattatgcgatttcataaattttgtttgtttggtAAGATTAGATAAACAATTGatgttattttaattgttttgcaACTTATGAGATTTTTATGAAACAACTACTTCTGTGGTGAAATATAGCaatgtaataatatattatgcgatttcataaattttgtttgtttggtAAGATTAGATAAACAATTGatgttattttaattgttttgcaacttatgagatttttatgtttatgaaaaaatatacaacatCAAAATTCCATATTGTATGTCCaaacaacattttaatttcatctcataatttcatattatgatatcatatcataattacCATATCGCATGGCTAAACGGGCCGTTAAAATCTGCATTAAAGCATGACTAAAATTAAATCGCTCATTAGGGCGCTCATTTAAAAATGACGCCCttaacaataaaattttaatgcCTAGAATTTGAATCCACTGTATTTTTTCGTCATAACTGTGCTTTGAATGAATTACGATTCGTAGCCATGGGTGTTTGTGCATTAAGCTCACTTCAATAAATCGAAGATTTTGTGgcaattatttaatatattatatttagttgtaagataaatataaatatctataaccaataatttttataatattgctAAAGACTTTAGTAATTTTAAATACAGTAACATTAACATAATTAttgctaaatattttttatgacaaTAAATGAAACTgctaaaagagaaaaattaatttatactaaatatcTCTTTTATGATAATGAGCTCGGATTCACATCTTTACTAAACATTTTGCTACTTTTCGGGAAATTACATTGAACCTTAAATCTTGTTCAATGCTAGGAAAAAAATcatagttaattattattagatttgatattattataaattttaagcgctaattgacattaaagatatatatttggtaattcaacttttattaATCTGTTAATTAATTACtgataaaaatcattttgaactATTATAACTCATAGATAGCATAATGGTGAAGCAACTTTAGATCAACCAATGAAAGACTTAATAGTTATAGAATATTTAGATCTTTAGTTCACATGTAATCATTTTGGAAGAAATCTAAAAGGATGATAacacaacaaaaattaaaagataatggttcaaaaattatttgaactattattattttcacgAATTTTACAtttcaattatttgttatttcatttttttaatttggactATCACtatttatgaattaaaaaatgCAGCTTGTTGAGTTAAATGAGGATAATTCAtgtaaaaaataacaacaataatgatTGTCCTAATCAACTTCGACGCATATTTGAATGCATAAATGGTGTATGATATTTTAGataggaaaaaatataatttaatatttgaagtGTGAAATCACACGAAAAATAAGAAGAGTAGTCAATCTTGTTTGAATGATCTATAATCTAACCAACGTTAATATGTttctttatcttatttttatgaatCATGTACTATATCATCAATTACgcaataaataattaaggaaaaatacataaaatttctCTGAATTTGGTTCAAAAACTCACTTTAGCATTTAAACTATACGAGCGTTTATATAAtcctttaatatttttgaaatgaattaaaaatcaCCCTAGAGGATGACATGATAAAAAGAGTGAGTTCACTCTTCTAATAGCGtgtgaagaagttaaaaaagaaaaaaaatattataaaatcatacAAATGTATTAACTTATTGACCCataaaaactttaactttaattctctttattttattgtcttctCCATTGAAGCATCATTTTTTCCTCCATCTTCACCTTAACTCTATTAACTACTTCGATTTCACAATCTCTTTAGTAATCCACAAAATTCAACACCACCATCTTATTATTGACGTCAGTTTCATACGTGTAAATTTTATCGATATTTACCGGAGCAAAAAAATTTGCTAGTTTACCGGACTTTGCGGAGGTAGaaccaatgatttttttttattttcgatTTTTTCAAAGACGAAGgcagtgatggtggatcctttaTCTCTCCGGTATTGGAGGTTTACCAAATAAGATGCGAAAGGAAGAGAAACGGGctgatttttgttgttttgttgctCCGTCTAAGAGCTTTGAAACTCACTATTAATGGTGTTTTAAGCAAGAAAGTGATGGTGAAGTGGTGATTCGATTGTTTGTTGGTGTTTCGGAGAATCTAGTAATGGAGCTTCGGCGGTGATTTGAGAGTTACGATAAAAGGAGTTTGAATGGTGGACGTGGTCAAAAAATATGGAGAGGGAAAAAATGAACATTGAAGAGTTAgaaatgatgaagaagaaggaagaagaaagaagtaACGGGGTGGGTGGGGGCTGGGTATGgggtaaaataaaaatgggtcaacatttttaattttaattttagaaaatacactttgaattaattaatagtgtaaattaattttaagaattgTTAAAGAAAAATGGTGAAAAAATTAATGACGTGGTGCTGATATGACGTTATTGTGGCACTTACATGGCTATGATGTGGCAAGTGAGAGTGGGATAATAATTTCGGATGgtttttaattcatttcaaaGATGTTAAAAGGACATTTAAACGCCCGTATAACTTAAGTgctaaagtgagtttttggatcAAGTTAAGaggaatttttatttcttttcccaATAATTAATTACCATTATTTGTTGTCGTAGGTCAACTTTTACCTGTGCAACGTACTATAGTATACAAAGTCAAAACACATAAGATATGCACTCATAAGCAacataaataagtcaaaatcaATAAGAATAACATAGTCATTAACAACATTACCAAATCGAAGCCTTTGATGAATGCATttattcaaagaaaataaaataagactaCCCTATTCAATTTATTGACTCAAGAAACAATAATCCTCTAAGTTAGCTATGTCGTTcaaaactcttcaaaaatgctGTCGAGTGTGTATCAGATCCTCCAAAAGCTATGCAGTTTTAGAGAATCAGACATGAGTAGGATTCAAGCAAACATAGCAAGACGCTTATGAACGGCTTAAGGTTTCCAGACAATTGTGGTCTCAGCAATCATGGATGTAACAGTGTAAGGATCCATGTTCGAAGCAGGCCTCCTGTCCTCGAAATATCCCTTCCCTGCCTTCTCTGTATCTCTACCTACACGAACTGAGCAGCCACGATTGGCAACACCCTGGGCAAACAATGTAGCAACATAGAATGAGACAGACACTCGAGATCAACATTACTCGTATCCTATAAGTAAACACGAAAGAGAGGGAATTAAACGATAGTCTAACGTACCCATTTGAAGGAGTTGATATCAGCTGTTTCATGTTTTCCAGTGAGACGACGTTCATTGCCTTCACCATATGCAGCAATGTGCTCTTTGTGCCTTAATCCAAGCTTCTCAATAGCCTTTTTGATGATTTCATAGCCTCCATCTTCCCTCATAGACTTAGTACTGAAACAAACATTCCAACGTTACTACTTCCACACAAAGAGAACGCGAGAGCCAAAGAAGGGAGCAGGGGAAAGGAAGTTCGATAAAGAACTTCTATCCCAACACGTAACTACTTATTCATAAAATCCGTTTCAACACTTCAAGTATCATCTACCTGTAGTTTGCGTGTGCACCAGCACCGTTCCAATCACCCTGACAGTAAACAGGATAAAACATGATGTAAACACAAGGCTCAGAGCATATCAACCCGACATTCAAAGTAATAGTAAAAACGATATATTAACAGAAAACTCACAGGGATAGGTTTTGGGTCAAATGAAACAACAACTCCAGCAACCTCAGCAATCCTCTGTTCAACACGAATACAAACGAGCAAGTGAAACAATCAAACTCAACATTCGAGCTAGATTGAAGATTGAAATGGTAAAAAGTTTTAACACAACCAAGTATAATACCTCGAGAATGTAACGTGCAGCCCACACTTCGTCACCAGCTGAGATACCAACAGCAGGACCAACTTGGAATTCCCACTGCATAcaaaaagaaattcaagaaCATAATCCTGAACGCACGGACTCTATATCCTGAATTTGCCTCTGTACGGAAACAGAATGTAGGATGAAAAAACATTATATCATACCTGTCCAGGCATCACTTCCCCATTGACACCGCTGATGTTAATTCCAGCGTAAAGACATGCCTTATAATGTGAGTCAACTATATCGCGTCCAAAAGCATTGGCAGCTCCAATTCCACAGTAGTAAGGTCCCTAAGGCGAAAAATAACAGAATTGTAAATGCTGGAGGGTAGGCCAAATGCtagaaaaaacaaacaaattcgaGCTTTTGAGTTTGCAAAGGAAGTGTTTCAAATCATCAAATTTCCTCTAAACTCAGTAATATTATGATCCGTAAAAGTATTTTGATGATCACAATACTAAATGTcgaaaaaaaagaattcaaattcattttttcaaatcattCAAATAGATAACACAAATAACTCCAAATCACCAAAACTCCATATAGAGTTTAAGGTGTTATTAGTACCTGAGGTCCAGGGAAACCTCCAATAGGCCATCCGAGAGGCCAGTTAACCTCTTTCTGCAACAACGTGTACTCTTGCTCGATACCATACCTAATTAGAAAAATCAATCCAACAATCAAAACATTTCTAAACAACAAGGATAGAAACAACAGTATACCCAGTGTGATATCACAAGTGAGGTCTAGGATGGGTAAGATGAACGCAGACCTTACCCTTACCTTTATGAGGTTGACAAGATGTTGATTCTCGAGAAAAcctttttatgttaaaaaaatctaaaaaaaaatcgaGTTTTTCAATACCATGGTTCTTCAGCAGCAACAACAGGGTTGCTGAAAATCTTGGCTGCATTGTGCCTCTTGTTTGTTGGAATGGGATTACCAGCTGGAGTGTAAGCATCACACATGAccttaagaaaacaaaagacgATTAGAAAACACACAGGTGCACGTTAGATCCTCCAAAAGTAATACACATTGCTGAGATAGTTAACAATTAACAAACCAACTCACCAAAATATTATCACCTCTCCTGAATGGATCCTTGAAAATTGCTTGAGGActatttgatgaaatttcattttaatatcGTCAGATGATGATCTTATTCAAATGATGAAACTTCGCAAACGTAGTATTtgcaaaattaaacaaaaaaacttACTATAGGATCACTTCACTGTCTTCTCCAGAAGCTTGCCCTGTGCTAGATCCGTCATAGTTCCATTTTGGAAGCTCTGAAGGATCCTTAACAGGACCTGAAAGAGTCTATAAATTATAAAACCAAACGAAAATCACTAATGTTAGCAATATTCAATCActcaaaaatagaaatatattgTTAGTaataa
This DNA window, taken from Solanum lycopersicum chromosome 5, SLM_r2.1, encodes the following:
- the LOC101261030 gene encoding glutamine synthetase-like isoform X1 codes for the protein MSMISDLINLNLSECTKKIIAEYIWIGGSGTDLRSKARTLSGPVKDPSELPKWNYDGSSTGQASGEDSEVILYPQAIFKDPFRRGDNILVMCDAYTPAGNPIPTNKRHNAAKIFSNPVVAAEEPWYGIEQEYTLLQKEVNWPLGWPIGGFPGPQGPYYCGIGAANAFGRDIVDSHYKACLYAGINISGVNGEVMPGQWEFQVGPAVGISAGDEVWAARYILERIAEVAGVVVSFDPKPIPGDWNGAGAHANYSTKSMREDGGYEIIKKAIEKLGLRHKEHIAAYGEGNERRLTGKHETADINSFKWGVANRGCSVRVGRDTEKAGKGYFEDRRPASNMDPYTVTSMIAETTIVWKP
- the LOC101261030 gene encoding glutamine synthetase-like isoform X2, yielding MSMISDLINLNLSECTKKIIAEYIWIGGSGTDLRSKARTLSGPVKDPSELPKWNYDGSSTGQASGEDSEVILYPQAIFKDPFRRGDNILVMCDAYTPAGNPIPTNKRHNAAKIFSNPVVAAEEPWYGIEQEYTLLQKEVNWPLGWPIGGFPGPQGPYYCGIGAANAFGRDIVDSHYKACLYAGINISGVNGEVMPGQWEFQVGPAVGISAGDEVWAARYILERIAEVAGVVVSFDPKPIPGDWNGAGAHANYRDISRTGGLLRTWILTLLHP